A portion of the Melanotaenia boesemani isolate fMelBoe1 chromosome 2, fMelBoe1.pri, whole genome shotgun sequence genome contains these proteins:
- the cbx8a gene encoding chromobox protein homolog 8a isoform X2: MCFAQNMCPTLGCFHIGTALGNRRKIFWMHASSLPSRRERERELFGPKKRGPKPETFLLKAKAKEKTYEFRRESPRGIQVSYPIPEPVITPRAREGLRTVVPTIFPPSSVNRGESFHVRPPESERRPRPSPALIDQKSLRFPKKRGRKPKLYLHHNKHDASSSVEPDTKRSRLQEEPTSHGLSKLSQRLHHPRDAPDHSLVQLTKRFQEETTITPKSSSEQRHVGGAGRSCAFSPYVRKSDQDGHRTYLSRMAIPQPNKVKHPTEQRVYQFNKCCALRELARAESSQSESTQNTSALPSTSWTPSFTNLDTVTVTDVTMNSLTVTIRESSTDKGFFKDKR; this comes from the exons ATGTGTTTTGCTCAAAATATGTGCCCAACTCTCGGGTGTTTTCACATAGGTACAGCACTTGGGAACCGGAGGAAAATATTCTGGATGCACGCCTCTTCGCTGCCTTCGAGGAGAG AGCGAGAAAGAGAGCTGTTCGGGCCGAAAAAGAGGGGACCCAAGCCCGAGACATTTCTCCTGAAG GCCAAAGCCAAAGAAAAGACGTATGAATTTAGAAGAGAGAGTCCCAGAGGAATACAGGTTTCTTATCCCATCCCAGAGCCCGTCATAACACCGAGGGCTCGGGAGGGTTTACGCACCGTGGTTCCAACAATCTTCCCACCGAGTTCAGTCAACAGGGGGGAAAGCTTCCACGTCCGACCACCAGAGTCAGAAAGGAGGCCCAGACCTTCGCCAGCACTTATAGACCAGAAATCCCTGCGGTTCCCCAAAAAGCGAGGGCGCAAGCCGAAGCTTTATTTGCATCATAACAAACATGATGCCAGCAGCTCAGTGGAGCCGGACACCAAACGGAGCAGGTTACAGGAGGAGCCGACGTCACACGGCCTGTCCAAACTGTCTCAACGCCTGCATCATCCCAGAGATGCTCCAGATCACAGCCTCGTCCAGCTGACCAAGAGGTTCCAAGAAGAGACCACGATAACGCCAAAGTCAAGCAGCGAGCAGAGACATGTGGGAGGCGCAGGGCGCTCTTGTGCTTTCAGTCCATATGTGCGTAAAAGTGATCAGGACGGACACAGGACTTATTTGAGTAGAATGGCTATTCCCCAGCCCAACAAGGTGAAACACCCCACAGAGCAGCGGGTCTATCAGTTTAATAAATGCTGTGCTCTCCGCGAACTAGCTCGTGCAGAGTCGTCACAGTCCGAGTCCACCCAAAACACATCCGCTCTGCCATCCACTTCCTGGACCCCCTCTTTCACCAACCTGGACACGGTTACTGTGACAGATGTCACTATGAACTCCTTAACAGTCACTATCAGAGAGAGCAGCACAgacaaaggcttttttaaagataaaagataA
- the LOC121647115 gene encoding meteorin-like protein: MFSNVIILISFLALHCAADLCNWTGSGFAAGVDSRIVLQVRLRCTEGSVRWVYPGQALRVVLEPNLSSARRSTICIKPYPSFGGTSVFIERTGELELLVTEGGRPERQVFCFRADGPHRPAIYLQASPQSDQPWSRRTMGFRYELVSIKNAAPMGTGVLQTSCRPCSDTELLMAICNSDFVVRGHINNVSHDSQRQTSLVEVSATRVYWQRSGVFEQQVNPALSSRLSQSWHGHIHTLMQCHVKPGAGEFLFTGSEHFGEAWLGCAPRYKDFLSVYYKARTEHRNSCDFPPD, translated from the exons ATGTTCTCAAATgtgatcattttaatttcttttctggCCCTTCACTGTGCAGCTGATCTGTGTAACTGGACTGGAAG CGGTTTTGCAGCTGGTGTGGACTCTAGGATTGTTCTCCAGGTGCGGCTTCGCTGTACAGAGGGCTCTGTGAGGTGGGTCTACCCGGGTCAGGCTCTTAGGGTGGTTCTGGAGCCAAATCTGTCCTCCGCCCGGCGCAGTACCATCTGCATCAAACCATATCCGTCCTTTGGCGGAACCAGCGTCTTCATTGAACGGACCGGGGAGTTGGAGCTGCTGGTGACGGAGGGCGGGCGTCCCGAGCGGCAAGTTTTCTGTTTTAGGGCTGATGGGCCCCACAGACCCGCTATCTACCTTCAGGCCAGTCCACAGAGTGATCAACCCTGGAGCAGACGTACGATGGGTTTCAGATATGAGCTGGTGAGCATCAAGAATGCTGCGCCCATGGGCACCGGCGTGCTGCAGA CTTCATGCAGACCCTGCAGTGACACAGAACTGCTCATGGCCATCTGCAACAGTGACTTTG TGGTTCGAGGCCACATTAACAATGTCTCCCACGACTCTCAGCGTCAGACATCTTTGGTGGAGGTGTCAGCAACAAGGGTGTACTGGCAGCGCAGTGGAGTCTTTGAGCAACAAGTGAATCCGGCTTTGTCTTCTCGGTTGTCTCAATCCTGGCATGGACACATCCACACGCTCATGCAGTGCCATGTGAAGCCTGGGGCTGGAGAGTTTCTCTTCACAGGATCAGAGCACTTTGGGGAAGCTTGGTTAGGCTGTGCCCCCCGATACAAAGACTTCCTATCTGTTTACTACAAGGCTCGGACAGAGCATCGGAACTCCTGCGACTTCCCTCCAGACTGA
- the cbx8a gene encoding chromobox protein homolog 8a isoform X3 translates to MWLIFHFKERERELFGPKKRGPKPETFLLKAKAKEKTYEFRRESPRGIQVSYPIPEPVITPRAREGLRTVVPTIFPPSSVNRGESFHVRPPESERRPRPSPALIDQKSLRFPKKRGRKPKLYLHHNKHDASSSVEPDTKRSRLQEEPTSHGLSKLSQRLHHPRDAPDHSLVQLTKRFQEETTITPKSSSEQRHVGGAGRSCAFSPYVRKSDQDGHRTYLSRMAIPQPNKVKHPTEQRVYQFNKCCALRELARAESSQSESTQNTSALPSTSWTPSFTNLDTVTVTDVTMNSLTVTIRESSTDKGFFKDKR, encoded by the exons ATGTGGCTTATTTTCCACTTCAA GGAGCGAGAAAGAGAGCTGTTCGGGCCGAAAAAGAGGGGACCCAAGCCCGAGACATTTCTCCTGAAG GCCAAAGCCAAAGAAAAGACGTATGAATTTAGAAGAGAGAGTCCCAGAGGAATACAGGTTTCTTATCCCATCCCAGAGCCCGTCATAACACCGAGGGCTCGGGAGGGTTTACGCACCGTGGTTCCAACAATCTTCCCACCGAGTTCAGTCAACAGGGGGGAAAGCTTCCACGTCCGACCACCAGAGTCAGAAAGGAGGCCCAGACCTTCGCCAGCACTTATAGACCAGAAATCCCTGCGGTTCCCCAAAAAGCGAGGGCGCAAGCCGAAGCTTTATTTGCATCATAACAAACATGATGCCAGCAGCTCAGTGGAGCCGGACACCAAACGGAGCAGGTTACAGGAGGAGCCGACGTCACACGGCCTGTCCAAACTGTCTCAACGCCTGCATCATCCCAGAGATGCTCCAGATCACAGCCTCGTCCAGCTGACCAAGAGGTTCCAAGAAGAGACCACGATAACGCCAAAGTCAAGCAGCGAGCAGAGACATGTGGGAGGCGCAGGGCGCTCTTGTGCTTTCAGTCCATATGTGCGTAAAAGTGATCAGGACGGACACAGGACTTATTTGAGTAGAATGGCTATTCCCCAGCCCAACAAGGTGAAACACCCCACAGAGCAGCGGGTCTATCAGTTTAATAAATGCTGTGCTCTCCGCGAACTAGCTCGTGCAGAGTCGTCACAGTCCGAGTCCACCCAAAACACATCCGCTCTGCCATCCACTTCCTGGACCCCCTCTTTCACCAACCTGGACACGGTTACTGTGACAGATGTCACTATGAACTCCTTAACAGTCACTATCAGAGAGAGCAGCACAgacaaaggcttttttaaagataaaagataA
- the cbx8a gene encoding chromobox protein homolog 8a isoform X1, whose product MELSAVGESVFAAESIIKRRIRRGRWEYLVKWKGWSQKYSTWEPEENILDARLFAAFEERERERELFGPKKRGPKPETFLLKAKAKEKTYEFRRESPRGIQVSYPIPEPVITPRAREGLRTVVPTIFPPSSVNRGESFHVRPPESERRPRPSPALIDQKSLRFPKKRGRKPKLYLHHNKHDASSSVEPDTKRSRLQEEPTSHGLSKLSQRLHHPRDAPDHSLVQLTKRFQEETTITPKSSSEQRHVGGAGRSCAFSPYVRKSDQDGHRTYLSRMAIPQPNKVKHPTEQRVYQFNKCCALRELARAESSQSESTQNTSALPSTSWTPSFTNLDTVTVTDVTMNSLTVTIRESSTDKGFFKDKR is encoded by the exons ATGGAGCTGTCGGCTGTCGGTGAGAGCGTATTCGCAGCCGAGTCCATCATTAAACGGAGAATCAGACGG GGTCGTTGGGAATACCTCGTAAAATGGAAGGGCTGGTCTCAGAA GTACAGCACTTGGGAACCGGAGGAAAATATTCTGGATGCACGCCTCTTCGCTGCCTTCGAGGAGAG GGAGCGAGAAAGAGAGCTGTTCGGGCCGAAAAAGAGGGGACCCAAGCCCGAGACATTTCTCCTGAAG GCCAAAGCCAAAGAAAAGACGTATGAATTTAGAAGAGAGAGTCCCAGAGGAATACAGGTTTCTTATCCCATCCCAGAGCCCGTCATAACACCGAGGGCTCGGGAGGGTTTACGCACCGTGGTTCCAACAATCTTCCCACCGAGTTCAGTCAACAGGGGGGAAAGCTTCCACGTCCGACCACCAGAGTCAGAAAGGAGGCCCAGACCTTCGCCAGCACTTATAGACCAGAAATCCCTGCGGTTCCCCAAAAAGCGAGGGCGCAAGCCGAAGCTTTATTTGCATCATAACAAACATGATGCCAGCAGCTCAGTGGAGCCGGACACCAAACGGAGCAGGTTACAGGAGGAGCCGACGTCACACGGCCTGTCCAAACTGTCTCAACGCCTGCATCATCCCAGAGATGCTCCAGATCACAGCCTCGTCCAGCTGACCAAGAGGTTCCAAGAAGAGACCACGATAACGCCAAAGTCAAGCAGCGAGCAGAGACATGTGGGAGGCGCAGGGCGCTCTTGTGCTTTCAGTCCATATGTGCGTAAAAGTGATCAGGACGGACACAGGACTTATTTGAGTAGAATGGCTATTCCCCAGCCCAACAAGGTGAAACACCCCACAGAGCAGCGGGTCTATCAGTTTAATAAATGCTGTGCTCTCCGCGAACTAGCTCGTGCAGAGTCGTCACAGTCCGAGTCCACCCAAAACACATCCGCTCTGCCATCCACTTCCTGGACCCCCTCTTTCACCAACCTGGACACGGTTACTGTGACAGATGTCACTATGAACTCCTTAACAGTCACTATCAGAGAGAGCAGCACAgacaaaggcttttttaaagataaaagataA